Proteins encoded within one genomic window of Cellulomonas flavigena DSM 20109:
- a CDS encoding AAA family ATPase, whose amino-acid sequence MILWLNGPFGVGKSTCARLLLQGDSQARQYNPERLGWLIRRTVGRVRPGDFQDRPVWRRGVVHGAHRAARRTPTLVVPMTLLRADYADEILGGLRAAGHEVVHVTLHASHEALVDRIENDTDDPGARSWRLDQASRYFEVADRLAALGPQVDTEGRAAHEVAAAVVTAAERTRSA is encoded by the coding sequence ATGATCCTCTGGCTCAACGGGCCGTTCGGCGTGGGCAAGTCGACGTGTGCCCGCCTGCTGCTCCAGGGTGACTCGCAGGCCCGCCAGTACAACCCCGAACGACTCGGCTGGTTGATCCGACGCACGGTGGGTCGTGTTCGTCCGGGCGACTTCCAGGACCGTCCGGTCTGGCGCAGAGGCGTGGTCCACGGTGCCCACCGAGCGGCCCGGCGGACGCCGACGCTCGTCGTCCCCATGACCCTGCTGCGCGCGGACTACGCGGACGAGATCCTGGGCGGTCTGCGCGCGGCGGGTCACGAGGTCGTCCACGTGACGCTGCACGCCTCGCACGAGGCTCTGGTCGACCGCATCGAGAACGACACGGACGACCCTGGGGCCCGGAGCTGGCGACTCGATCAGGCATCCCGCTACTTCGAGGTCGCCGACCGCCTGGCAGCGCTCGGCCCGCAGGTCGACACCGAGGGCCGTGCGGCACACGAGGTGGCGGCCGCTGTCGTCACTGCCGCAGAGAGGACGAGGAGCGCATGA
- a CDS encoding pyridoxamine 5'-phosphate oxidase family protein, translated as MSDTRLTDADVTLLRRPLHGFLTVAAGPVPPQPRPVWFELADDGTVQLFTEAGALKVRRLRKDPRASLVVAAPVGEREHWVSVSGHVTIEPDGAHDLAKRLAARYWDLGDPVRAQDLAGILADEQLRIVLHPDDVRSFAY; from the coding sequence ATGAGCGACACGCGATTGACCGACGCCGACGTCACGCTGCTGCGCCGGCCGCTGCACGGGTTCCTCACCGTCGCGGCGGGGCCCGTGCCGCCCCAGCCGCGGCCGGTGTGGTTCGAGCTCGCCGACGACGGCACCGTCCAGCTGTTCACCGAGGCCGGCGCCCTCAAGGTTCGCCGCCTGCGCAAGGACCCGCGCGCGTCGCTCGTCGTCGCTGCGCCGGTCGGGGAACGTGAGCACTGGGTGTCGGTCTCGGGGCACGTGACGATCGAGCCCGACGGTGCGCACGACCTCGCGAAGCGGCTCGCCGCCCGGTACTGGGACCTGGGCGACCCGGTCCGTGCGCAGGACCTCGCGGGGATCCTCGCGGACGAGCAGCTGCGGATCGTCCTGCACCCGGACGACGTCCGCAGCTTCGCGTACTGA
- a CDS encoding DUF4232 domain-containing protein encodes MDGAKPLALGVAALVAVVGLLVASQGEAGSSGASASSDVRLAGPGPALPAPPVSEGTAPPCGAADLDVAVEAVERAMGDGLARVRAVNRTARACTLAGTPPLTLDQDGPLTLVLEHPSDLPPTGDAPAEVRLEPRASAVAQLAWPGHGAAADPTTPQTLGVGVADGSVVTALPGPPGLEAPFDVVDGAAMTVGPWQPVGYGPSHTDEPALEPGTWDACPAEDLVATVDGPHSSSGSGARDEEAPTGLVWLTHIGLRPCTVPHASSLQRESDGLVAARLDHLEPGQVAALRPGDAVGARLPWSAVEPVLAAPAQWSVQVGRTGEAVPFVVDGGPAA; translated from the coding sequence ATGGACGGAGCCAAGCCCCTCGCCCTCGGTGTCGCGGCGCTCGTCGCCGTCGTCGGTCTGCTCGTCGCGTCGCAGGGCGAGGCCGGCTCGTCGGGGGCGTCTGCGTCGTCCGACGTGCGCCTCGCGGGTCCCGGGCCGGCGCTGCCGGCGCCGCCGGTCTCGGAGGGCACCGCGCCGCCGTGCGGAGCGGCGGACCTCGACGTCGCTGTCGAGGCCGTGGAACGCGCCATGGGCGACGGCCTGGCGCGCGTGCGTGCGGTGAACCGCACCGCCCGGGCCTGCACGCTCGCGGGCACGCCGCCGCTGACCCTCGACCAGGACGGCCCGCTCACCCTCGTCCTCGAGCACCCGTCGGACCTGCCGCCCACGGGCGACGCGCCGGCTGAGGTGCGCCTCGAGCCGCGCGCGTCGGCGGTGGCGCAGCTCGCCTGGCCCGGCCACGGGGCCGCCGCGGACCCCACGACCCCGCAGACCCTCGGCGTCGGCGTGGCGGACGGTTCCGTGGTCACCGCCCTGCCCGGACCGCCGGGGCTCGAGGCGCCGTTCGACGTGGTCGACGGTGCAGCCATGACCGTCGGGCCGTGGCAGCCGGTCGGGTACGGCCCGTCCCACACGGACGAGCCGGCCCTGGAGCCGGGCACCTGGGACGCCTGCCCGGCCGAGGACCTCGTCGCGACCGTGGACGGGCCGCACTCGTCCTCGGGGAGCGGCGCACGCGACGAGGAGGCGCCCACCGGTCTGGTGTGGCTGACGCACATCGGCCTGCGGCCGTGCACCGTGCCGCACGCGTCCAGCCTCCAGCGCGAGAGCGACGGCTTGGTGGCGGCGCGCCTCGACCACCTCGAGCCCGGGCAGGTCGCGGCCCTGCGACCCGGCGACGCGGTCGGTGCGCGACTGCCGTGGTCGGCCGTCGAGCCCGTGCTCGCCGCGCCCGCGCAGTGGTCGGTGCAGGTCGGTCGCACGGGTGAGGCAGTCCCGTTCGTCGTGGACGGCGGCCCTGCGGCATAG
- a CDS encoding RidA family protein, with translation MDVELSIAVHRSMGRDAGRELRLAPDERPGEVDPPWTRRELEAAVSHMSREVGRVALEPGASVGQDASRICRHLTDLYPALADDALRVGAWVSVAGTTAAGPDGAPVGGDDIAEQTREAVRRIEAALEQVGAGLGDVVRTRMYVTDISRWEEVGRAHGEFFADVRPASSMVEVSALIDPRLLVGVEADAVLG, from the coding sequence GTGGACGTCGAGCTGAGCATCGCGGTCCACAGGTCGATGGGCCGCGACGCCGGACGAGAGCTGCGCCTGGCGCCGGACGAGCGGCCCGGTGAGGTCGACCCGCCCTGGACGCGCCGGGAGCTCGAGGCGGCGGTGTCCCACATGAGCCGCGAGGTCGGGAGGGTCGCCCTGGAGCCCGGCGCGAGCGTCGGGCAGGACGCCTCGCGCATCTGCCGGCACCTGACGGATCTCTACCCCGCGCTCGCGGACGACGCACTGCGGGTCGGCGCCTGGGTCAGCGTGGCCGGAACCACGGCCGCCGGCCCGGACGGCGCTCCCGTAGGTGGTGACGACATCGCCGAGCAGACGCGGGAAGCCGTCCGACGCATCGAGGCGGCCCTCGAGCAGGTCGGAGCCGGCCTGGGCGACGTGGTCCGCACCCGCATGTACGTGACCGACATCAGCCGTTGGGAGGAGGTCGGTCGGGCGCACGGGGAGTTCTTCGCCGACGTCCGGCCTGCGTCCTCGATGGTCGAGGTCAGCGCGCTGATCGACCCCCGCCTCCTCGTCGGGGTCGAGGCGGACGCGGTCCTGGGCTGA